The Colias croceus chromosome 2, ilColCroc2.1 region TTCACATTTAACCATACCAGGGATAATATTCATCAACTGGTAAATATATCTTTCTGACAATATAGGAGTACAAGTAACTAAAACATCTTTGAAGTCAGCCCTGTCAGACTTTAATAATGAACTAATATCACTTCTTGGAGGTTCATAGTTTGGAGTTTGTCTGTAATATTCAAAGTTGTTATTTGAGTGGCTAGGACATGAACTTTCATTGTCTAATGTTCTTTTCAATCCTTTGGGTGTGGCAAAAATAGgcttataatttttgtcaCACTCTTCAAAGGCTTTTGCAGCTTCATAAAACTCTGCAAACTTAACATAAGCAAAACCTTTATACTCCCCCGATTTTTtgtcttttaatttataaactgaTTCAACATTGCCAAATTTTGCAAAGTATTCGGCTATATCTCCTTCTTGGGTGtcttttggtatttttataaacagtcTGTTATATTTATCTCCGTATTGATCTGTGGGCTGAGTGTCATTTTTGTTAGCTGCTACCATTACTTTAATAGTTTTCCCATGGTACATGGCTTTCATGTGAAGATTTTTGATGGCCGCAGCGGCAGATGAAGTTTTAGAATACTTGATGTAGGCAACACCTTTAGACTCGCCAGTGGTACGGTTGCGAGGCATAAACAAATCTTCAATCGTTCCATACTCTTCAAAGGCAGTCCTCAAGTCTTGTTCTTTTGTCTGTCTACTACATACCACAAATAGTCTAGAATATAGAGGGTGATCCTCCTTACGGTCATCATTGTTACCTTGATACATGTCGATTGGTTGTATGTCAAGTCAAGGAGTTGGTATGAGAAGTCCcgttaattttgttaaataagtgAAGCAGTCGTAGTCTTAGGTTCATTACAaacgtataatattatcagcCAGTAAGTTTAGCGTCTTTATTTGGTCGGCAACGTATGTAATAAAGtcttttatttagtattttgcTAAATTTATGTAAGTTCAGGAATAACAACTTCAtagaataacaatattatgggACAACAACAATACAACTCCAAATCAAAGAGTATAGTAACTATTTAAAAGGAACTCCAAATCGCCACTCGGCAGCTGCCAGCTACGATTTACGAAATGTCAATGTCAATTGTCATGTCACATATTGtgtcgattaaaaaaaatatttggttttgGAGACagaaatttggtttatattgaaaaaaaaaaatctatccaACCTCGTAGGACTCCTAGGTTTACGTTACTAAATATGTACTGATTCATCAGGTTTTGttcaagtaattttattatttagtcaTCAACAACTATGAAATCCGTATTAAGAAAGCGCTTGCGTTAAACGActgttttttgtattttcttaCTCGTACGAAATTACTGAATTGATTACGATGAAATTTAGCAGAGTTATATGTATCAAATTGTAGGGACAGGTACAGGGAACTACACATAacaaataatgattatttttcattgataGCGAAGGCGGAAGGACACGGGATCATTCATACGTGGATTTGacttatttactagcttttcacCCGCAACTTTGCCCGCGTATTAAAGGAAAACTCGCATGGTTCCTGTAACCATGGGATTTTCGCGATCAAAATTATTCTATCGTTTCATAGGTCTTAAACTATCTTTGTACCAGATTTCAtctaaattggttcagtaggtagttaaggcgtgaagAAAAGAAgcagacaataaaattaatctatattagtatggattgaatataaataaaaaaaaaataaataacatttagaAAGTTTAATGACACTGTGAAACAGGACACAACAAGAATATTTAGTTTACAGGAAtaaaacttcaaaaaataCTCTCTACAACACTGTAAATGCATCTTGAATataatgatataaattatattatatactaaatatttcaagttaaattatttaagatCCTTCTGGAAATCCACAATATCAATGGCCTTCCTTATTAATCACAAACATCACGTTTCATTTCACTCCCCCTACtttcatatattatacagtttaattattaatgatatgaaaattaaatcgCAGTTTAAAGGGACtgttctataatattaagatactCTGTGCATTTATTTCTGTAGAATGTGTTATTATAGAAGACAATATTGCTGAAAAATTCACCAACATTAGTAACTTGTACTGGCAATGAATTGAGAACATCCTTATTTGGCTCCGATTTAAATTTCTCGCATTCAAGATCAATCACATTTAACAATTCTAATGATTTTTTATCCAGCTTGCTCAGTATTATATTACCGCATGACGTAAATCCTGTTTTCTGGAAGCAAACTTTGCACAATATGTATAAGACGCTCACATTAAAATGCGTGAGAGTATTCAGATTCTGTAGCAGCAATGTCTCCTCATCAGACATCTCCTTAAGCATATTGACTAGAGTTTTGAAGCAATTCTTCTCATACGTACTGTAAATATCCACATACTCATATTCAGGCAGTTGTAATACTTTCGATACATCAAAATTCAACCCAATGCTAGCCTGTTCTTTGGCAGCTTGATACATGATCACTTCTTTGAATTCCTCCTCAGCCAGTATTTGTTGGTAAAGTTTGAAAATTGGCACTAAAATAAACTTCGAACTGTTAATAGCATGCAATGGCCGCCCATATGTGAATGTTAGCTCCAATTTCGCATTTTCATCTCGATCCATCCACCTGATTGGTTCATTGATCAACACCAATGGATTTGACAATAATTCATCTTGCAGAGAAGTGCTTAAGTTCCTCATTTTTTCCTTCATAGACATTTTTGTATACAATTGCCTTTCTGTGTATGAGCCTCTACAGTATCTGGGGTTATTGTTGATTTTGTTTTCCTCATGTAGAATACCTTTTAGAATTTCTTGTTCATTGTCAATAGGTTTCAAATCATACTTCCAAATGAACTCAGCTGCCACCATGGCCCTTATTCTCTTGATGTCTCTGTGCAGTGCTATGTTATTTTGCATGAGGTAAGCTTGGAGATTGTTGTTAATGACATGGCATTGTAGTGAGCAGAAATAATAAGCACATTCTTCTACTTGCTTAATGAAGCTTTCTGGGATCATTTCAAGAGGGAATAACGCAAGTTCGTTGTATAATTCAGTACCATATGTAGATTGTAGTTTGGGCAAAAACTCTTCCAGAAGTATGTTATCCTTGTAGCGTAAACAAATAGCGTAAACTTCAGAATTACCTTGACGTGATGTAATTGGCTTGTAAATGTTCACTTCTTTGAACAGATGATTCAGAAGGTACAGCAGGCACACTGTTGAATGTTCAAATATGGTGAACAGTTTGAAAATTAGAGTTCCACCTGAAATGAAAGAAGAAGCTtgttagtaaatattttttatgaaaatacatttaaagaaACTGTTTGGCTGatgtaatattttctacaaaaCTCAATCTGGCAGTTAACAGTTTAATGAAATTTACCCACAATAAACAACATTAAAATACTTCTCACTTTCAATCTaagcatttaaataaatttaattcttaaatCAAGACTATAATACCTTTGCTGAGAGACTGTAGGGCTGTGACAATTTCACAATAATGCAGCGGTGATGTGACTTCTTCCTGAGCATCAGGCCTCTGCATGCAGTCTATGGAACCATCAGCTGTCACCAGCAATACCTGTATTTttagttgtttttttaaataattatatttaaagagCATTCAGTATACATTCTGTGTGGTTCATTGTAAAAAACATATCAAAAggcataattatataaaaatatctgtatgtaggtactaaaaattcaatattcaatgatatgaattttatatagccagtgttaattattgtaagcttttcaaaatatgtttgaATTGAAATAGTTACGTTTGCAGGTTATGCATCTATTTGAACCAAAATCAAACATTGTCATGTTATgagttatgtaattttttatatgtagtgTATACATATGATGTAATGAATCAAGAGAATAAATACCTTTCCCAGACTCTTGGCTCTATTAACAATAGCTTGTGAGTTCTCCCAGTTCATCAGGTTTCCCGTGTTGTCCACTCCAAAGTACCAATTCTGAAGAGTGTGGAACATGAAGCGATCGTCACTTATCATGTTTGAAGGCGAATTGCCTTCATAATATGGGTTCAGAGTATTTGCCAGCCATTTCCACTAAAAGATAaacattatgtatatattcacaaacatatttgttatttaaatatatttatatgaaaccTAAAAGCTAATTACTTGAATACTTTCATGATGTAACTTGAGATAGTGATTCAAGGATGTAATAAATGCTCCCGGCGCTTCACACAAATGTAGTGAGACGAATTTCCTAGAATCTCTAGCCTCTTGTGGCATAATGTTATACGTGCAAGCACACTCGTAGAACTTCGTCCAAGCTTGTGTCAAGAATTCTGGATTGACGAGACATCGCACTTTCCAACTAACTTCACCTGCAGGGTTGCGTCGGCGTGTATGACTACTCCATTCTTCAATACTGAAGTCATTCAGTTGACTTTTATGGAAATTCAAACGAGTTTTCATGGTCTCCAAGTTTTTAACTTTCCATGGTGGTGCGGAGAACCAAGAACCACGGTCGGGCAGCTTCCACTCACTGTTGAATTGGAATTGGTACTTCTTATTGAACAAATCGTGAAGTTCTTCTTCAAAGTCATCACTCTTTGGAAATTTATGACGAAAAAAGGAATTTTCGGTTTTATGGAACATTATTGCGTCTGAGATGTAACAGTAAGCTAAATCATGAATACCTTCGTAGCTATTTCTGATTTTTATTGAAGCACTGCATATTAATAGGAAatgaaataattgatttatatgataaattaaatagatttatagatattagctttttaaaacgtaattcgaaaagaaaacaaacaacGGCCATGtgaaatcaatatttacaaaaatcacAGATTAAAAACATGACACTTCACAGTTTAAAAACAAGTTATATTTGTCAAAGATTacagattaaaatattttcagccATCGAGAAGAAATCCGAATCTTtgtataatctataatatccacaaatacaaaatatataatttttgtcaCGTCGGGTAGAAACAGTATTTTAAAGATGCATATTATcgtacaaaaaaacaatacacattccaattattcattcattcattcaagtGTTCAAACGTGGTTCAAACTAATTCAAGTAGTGGTGTTCCATGGTGTTTCCACACTgttcgcgtttataatatctatctaatatatattataaaggcgaaagtttgtatggatgtatggatgtttgttactctttcacgtaaaaactactgaaccgattacaatgaaatttagcacacatatagagggtaacttggattaacacatggGATGTTTTTATcgcggaaatcccacgggaacgggaacaatgcgggttttcctttgcaaacgcgggcgaagccgcgggcggaaatctagttataaacaattatcAACTTATCCATAAACAATCTTAGAATTTTGACAACTTCAACTGGCGTTTCAGACTTGTTCATACTTCAGATTTGACTTCTGAGTTTGACATTACCATTCAAACAAGCCGAacgttattgttttataatatttaatcaaagCAGCAAAAGTAGATGTATAAATCcttaaatgataaattttgttatttatgtactgtgaaatataattaattttaggcTTCCATCATGGATTTAAACGAAGGTAACAAAACAGACATAACCTATTTACCATTTGGCGGCTaccaaaatattgtaatatttaaagggATTACATCTTAATACTTCAATTAGagcgtaatattattattttaaatttaacaacgCTTTTCAATTCTATGTACTTTCatagtaaactaataatataaatcgacagtagatataatattttggttGGTACATTGGTAGATAGATAACTTGCTTCCTCACGATTGAGAGTCATGTATACCTAGTGTGTAGGTAACGAGCTGCAGTTAttctataaaaacatttattcatacgAAACTTATGATTAGGTACAACAACAGAAGACCTGTGGACACCCTACAAGGAATTGGTGGCAGTTGTCGAATGTTACCTTACAAATGAGAGTGAAGGAGTGCCATACGCAGTGCACACTTTTGAGTCAGTGCTTAGAAGGCACAAACAGACATTCCTGGCTTTGCTTAAGAATCCTGTAAGTACTGTTTTATATGGTTTTATTACTGAAAATGAGTACCTAGTGTGttatctttattttgtaatgtgagtaaagttataataaaataaaataataatatgaaggctttctatatgtttttaaaatacttaaaatgaaaattcttATTGCTTGAGATTGTATCGTTTAAGTATCAAAATTAAAGTAGCAACTAtggaacaaaaaattaacttgcTTGAAAAAGATAAGAGGAAGtatcttatattattacagGCAAAAAACCCAGCTAGCagagaagaaataaaaagagGAATAACTGAAGGTGTGAACCTTCCCAGTGTTGGAAGgacatttttgtccaaagaaCTTGTAGATGAAGCTATCATCATATCTGGTATGAATTTGATACTTGTTTGATATCATTATTTAGtaattcatttaaatctttgtttattaaagtgctaaaatatagttaagtctggttgcagagcttgaccgactgtcagtgcgtaccgttggtcctgacgatacgcatcaacaattgtatgactatgacactaatgcgcatgacaatacgcgtgcgtatgttcggtctagctatgaacggttttatgaatttccatacatatgacaagcgcgactgacgtacgcactgatggtcggtcaagctctgcaaccagcttAAGGATCATTTATCTTCGTTTATTAAACAATGTATGTGGCTGGATATCACATACtactatattatctatgtaaaatttcataaataggAGCAGTTTATGTGAAAAACATCCACCATTTCATCCATATATGTAAAGAgtaaaaaatttatgaatttatttttaaataattacttttgcCATACTACGGTAATAGATGTTACATCTCTTTGTTTACAGATATGTACAATGCCAATGAATATGCATGTCTGGAATTGCTGCACACAGCACAGCGGCAGAGCCCTAAGCAGCCCGGCTTGGCTCGGGGACTGCTTGCCATCATTCTGTACTATGAGGGACGTAGGGCTCTGGTGCAAGCTTTAAGGGAACTTGTTATGGCGAGAGATGGAGTGTCATGGTAAGATACTTAGATCTGTGTTATTTTTTAGGAATTTATGCAAGAATTATTGAAAAGTTGTTCAATTTCCTTTCCAAAcattctttttgtatttaatttgctTATCAAAGAAACTACAATTCAAGGAACAAGCAGCTATGACTGTATACAACCAAAGTTTTGTGGCATATGCTAGTTAATGTAGGATAACAATAAATGGTAACtgacaattaatattttattaaaaattacggaTCAATAATTTTTGGTTGCCCTACAATTTTGTATGCAAAATGCATGGATGGATGTttcctttaaataaaaagttttatcttGTTTTCAGGTCAGTCAATGCTCGAGAAGAAATAATAACCTATGTCACACGTTATGTGGAGCAGCTCATATCAGATGGTCTACTGGGCAATGTGTTAGATGCTCTCCGTAACCCATTGGATAACGAAATAGATCTATTGAGACGGAATAGGGCTTTGCCCCCGAGGCGATACCAAGTGAAGTTACTATCATGCATGCAGACAACAAGGTGAGAAAattcgtaaataattttttatgaatttatcatattttttgtcaaaatcTGTCAAAATAatctttcttattttcattacaGAAAGTTATTAGCAGGAACAATTTTTGCAGCATCAGCACAACGCGGTTTAGAAAGAGATATTTTGTTGAGATTACTGTCAGAGGTAGGTGACggaaacttatatttttttataatgccTTGCGTgactaaggctggttgcagagcttgaccgaccatcagtgcgtacgtcagtcgcgcttgtcataatatgtatggaaattcataaaaccgttaatagctagaccgaccatacgcacgcgtattgtcatgcgcattagtgtcatagtcatacaattgttgatgcgtatcgtcaggaccgatggtacgcactgacggtcggtcaagctctgcaaccagcgtaaaatatttaagattaattaatgttaattgttaAGTAATAGGAATAATTATaacgtatttatataatatatgatgtgtttaaaaaattcgcttgatttaaagttttttggaaGCCACTTATTTGAAtggtttgtaaaattattatttttcattttttaaggAATCGACGTCACCATCTCGCGGGGCGACGGGAGCGTTGGACGAAATTTCTATAGCGTTGCAAATGGCGTTACTATATGCGTTGGATCTTTCAGTTctacataggtatatattcaaactcaaactcaaacatttatttattcaattagacttctttcagaagcacttttgaatcgtcattacattctttaaatttaccaccgattcggaaagcagtatctatggagaagaaccggcaagaaactccatagttgctcttttaaagtCATGtccatatacaatataattttacattacatGTTACTTacatctaactacataatattaaattcaaattaaatctaaactaaataattattcatgtaTTTTTTCTATGTTCTTTAACAATCTTTTATAttcgtacaatttttatgtgAACTCTTCCAAccttgtattttaaatgttaaaggCGCGAAGACGGCGAAGAACTAGCGAAAAAACTGCCGCTCATCCAAGATCCAGACTTAATATCAGTATTATTAGACGAGCTATCCCCCGTCAGCCATCCGGAGAGCAAACCCTCTGGTCTCCGGGCACTTTGTCAATTAGCCCTTGGTCTAGCGTTAAGTGCATTGAAGAGGGCACCAGTGTCGTTGCTGAAGAAGGGTAATGAGTCCAGGTGTGAGGCCCTGGATCAGGATGAAGTACTGGTTGATGCAGCTATTGATGGAgaggtatacttttttatccacttaaaattttattatttagcatatgaaattaaaacgaCGGTATTGGTGGtcttaaatatctttattactCAATCGTGGAAAAAAGATGTGTGGAAGATGAAAttgtattgatattatttcgtaAGTAAATTAGTTATCAACATACCATAcggtattttaatattttattgaatttgaaCTAGTAGATTTGGgaagaattttataaatgtatcatATTTATATCGACATTATGTAAATGcataacttttacaaaaaaaaaatgctgtatcagtattataaatcaatacgaagcaaaaaatattttttaatgttattttgcaGGTGTTCGAATATCTAGACGAAATGATACTGTCATCAGACCTAGTGGCGTCAGAGGAATATTACCAGCGGAGGATCCATTCCCTCATCACAGACTTCATTGTGTTGATGCACTCCAAGCTTATGGAGATGAGAGTCAAGTGAGTAGAAACATTATTATGTGAAATGTATATTGTTACCatataggaaaaaaaattctaaatgaagctattattatatctggtatgaattttcttatttctcagattttttttgattagtattgattatatttatttttgattatatgccttaatattttgatatttgaaattttataacttcaaaaaattttataatttcaatagcATAGTTAATTCGGAAAAGCTttacttatttcattttatggtTGATTCTTGCAATTTTAGCAtagtttttaacattttttacttttccttAACCACCGTGTTTCAATAAAAGTACTTGCAAATGCACGCGCCGACGTGCGTGTTAACGCATAATTATGCGTGCATGCTTGCGTAGGTACACACTATACATCTGTATTCTTATTTTGAACCGTAATATCTGTTCGTTCAGGGCTGACGAAGCGGCCCGCGCGGCGCAGATGTACGCAGCCGAGGGGCTCGTGCCGCCCGCCGCACCGCACCGCACGCGGCTCGACGCACTACTGCGGTGCGTCGAGCGGCTGTACGCGCGCGACCCGCTGCGTCTGCGCGACGACTACTGGCGCGCGTGCGACGCGACTGCGCACTCGCACAGGTGGGGGCTTGGCGATTTAGTAGGCTATAGGGAGGGGGGGAATTTTTGAAtgatttttgtatgtaatttttgtttattcacgTTTCAGAGGGGAGAGATGTTTTGCTTGATCGTTTCTTTTGctttttatgtattgttcGCTATTATTACGTTCTAAATTCATGTTGGGGGATTGGGAATatcaaaatggcggttttttggcactattttttttttgcatttttttttatttttcacaggGCTGGTGGTCGCGCGGCGACGCTGTACAAGTTCGTGCGGCTGTCCGGCGAGGTGGTGGTGGCGGCGCTGCTGCCCGCGTACCTGCGCGCGCTGGCCGCGCTGGCCGCGCCGCGCCACACGTGGGCGCTGCTCGCGCGCCGCGACGCGCTCTCCGCGCACCACCTGCTCACCGCGCTCGCGCTCTACCACCGGTGAGTGCTGTACGCTGGTGATACAGATGGTGTGCTGCACCTTAACTATCTACGTCGTACTGGAGTACGTGCTTAGGTGCGCAGGAAAAGTAAGAAGTGGTTACTAATGTGCTGCGCGTGCGCATGTAGCCGTACCGCAACGCGCTGCGTTGCAAGTGTTCGAGCATGTCACTATCGAAGTTATAAGATGGAGTACGGTGGTTCCAAGTTGATAATATGGACTACGGTGGTacttaacaaacaaaaacaaaaaatgcgTCCGGAATTCtatgatttttttcatataataagcgtatgaaaatataaaagttcCATTGAGTACATACACGGACGACGGTCAGCCTGTATACGTTCATATTTCCTAAATGTCCAACTATTTTGCAGAAATCTACGTCAAGACCCCACTCCGTTCGCGGAACACGCACACACGGCGTCGTTGGGCGCGTCCGCGCTGATCACGCCAGCAGCACGACCAGCTAAACTGCTTGTTAGGCAAGAAGAGGTAAGCTAGTGACATgttggaaaaaataaattaaaaaagaaattttcaGTCTTACTCGGGCGATCAGAGTAACAAACGTACGAAAAACACAAACGAATCAacgaaaaaaaacattttttttgcaaacatgatgttgaatttttatttcagctaaATAGTCTATATTGTTTTCAGGTGGAAGCGATGATTGGGGCACTAAAATTGATAGCTGCTGTAGCGAACATAGACGAAGCCGCGTGCATCACGATCTGTGAGAACATGCAGTGGGATGCTGTTAACGTCATGTTTGgtgagttatatttttaattgattttatattttgtggctTATTTATCGAACTAGTTACAGATCCGGCTCGAAAgaccatttttttaaatgaccCTTTTAATATCGTCATTTTTACTTGTTTCTGTTTGAATAGTTCTGCTTTGTTACTATCATAATGTGTTCCTGatgcaatttttaaaaaaaaaaaaaaaaatgtgtgcgtgtacacacgtaagaagtgaaacttctttatgaccttatttatcataaaataatttactatatgctttttcagaaatacgtcgaatcacgcgtggtagggatacgAAAAAGACGaccgtaacggaaaaatgtcacgcgtaacgaaaaaatgttacactaaatttgttttccaaccctgataaagaagtttcacttcaaaaaaaaataatcttgtaTCGCAGGTCTGATATGCTGCCACGTGCCGATCCAGCTGAAGGCGGAGCTGTGCCGCTGCCTGGGCGCGCTGGGCCGCTGGGCCAGCACGGCGCCGCGCGTGTGGGCCGCGCTCGAGGCGCAGCAGCTCGTGTGCGCCAAGAGCGACAAGCGGGCCCTCGCTGCGGACCTGCTCGAggtaatcaaaataaataaaataaaaagcccgTTTATTTCCAATACACAAGAAAACTTTTGAAACAGATAGTTTATATACATAGGGAGGCGAGgaagctaaatggcgtaattcaacggcgccgtcgagacttatcaaaatcgaaagataaaataatttcgaaaagaaaagcttctatggtaaaaaccattttagcggtgggtttagCGTGTACggtttttcaaaaatgtaaaaaaaaacagttacttgggcattctcgagcgcgtcagatattcatactacgtatgccccaagtgcctctgataacaacggtatactaatctgccggtttgcgtggtggggctaggcatataaattcgtcaaaaatgcacaaaaaaaaaaaataacccgAGCacttcagattttcggaaggggtgttaagtaggcctcAAGGAAagtccccttaaaaaaactgacgatttcggcgtgacgataagttacgatgaatttttgaaaatgtaaaaaaaaaaaatagtccttttgaaatacctGCTCGAGGTACGGGAAGGTTATTGGCTCGATCGAGTAGGGGATCAGAAATAGGCAGATTGATGACGAACACTGCAGGCCAGACTAAAAATCAACGCTGTTGTACAGTCTTTCGAGTTTAACAGCATAGCGGAGTTTGGAGCTTTTgccacaaaataattttttctttttatgtatACGAACTTGTAAATTTTTTCCATCAATATCGTTATGACAAGCTTCATAAATATgaccttaaaaaaaaaagtgtgcgtgtactagtgtacacacgtaactTCTGAAGATTCAATaccatatttttcaaaaaataatttactatatgcaactttacagaaatatttcgaatcacgcgtggtaagGATAAGGATAagtgtcacgcgtaacgaaaaaatgttacgctaaatttttttccaaccctgataaagaagtttcacttcaattaaTTTCATGTATTTCACCATTGGTGTGCAGGTGGAGTGCCGCATGGAGCAGTACCCGCTCTCGCTCTCGTTCCTCTCGCTCCTGGAGTCCCTGTGCACGGCGGCGCCCTTGCCCCGCACGCTGGGCGCGGGGGCGCGGCGCCCCGGGCTCGACCCGTACGTGGAGCACGTGGTGGGGCGCCTCGCCCTGCCCGCGCCCCACCGCCCCTACGTCGAGCCGCAGGACAAGTGGCAGGTGTGTGTGTTGGTGTTAGTGTCATAGTGTACTAATGGAAGTGTTAAATTGTTGCTGTTTAGTGTGATAGAAGTTTTGTATGTATAAATGTGTGTGATGCTcgctattttataataactacGAAGAGCACGAGATAGTGTTAGTGTTGTTAAAAAAGTACATATCTACGAAAAGCACGAGAAAGCACGAGAAAGCACTGTTGTTAAAAAAGcttgttgttttattaaaaaaagtgaaaaatcaacacacaaaaataaattaatgaattaatgtGATCGAATCACTGAAAGTAAATTACAATAGTACAATATGATATTTGCAgagattttgatgaaatgaaaatgaaatgaaaaaaattatttgccaAAGGTTTAACAATATATGCGAATTACGTCCGCACAATTCGCCAACGAATTGGCATACAATGATTTGGTCCTTCGAGACATATTCAGCAATTTAACGCTAGacctaaattttaatataaacaactTGTCCTTTCCCATCAGATGTTAGCTCGCTGCTTCCGTCTATTCACTCTCTGGCTG contains the following coding sequences:
- the LOC123702622 gene encoding RNA-binding protein 45-like, encoding MYQGNNDDRKEDHPLYSRLFVVCSRQTKEQDLRTAFEEYGTIEDLFMPRNRTTGESKGVAYIKYSKTSSAAAAIKNLHMKAMYHGKTIKVMVAANKNDTQPTDQYGDKYNRLFIKIPKDTQEGDIAEYFAKFGNVESVYKLKDKKSGEYKGFAYVKFAEFYEAAKAFEECDKNYKPIFATPKGLKRTLDNESSCPSHSNNNFEYYRQTPNYEPPRSDISSLLKSDRADFKDVLVTCTPILSERYIYQLMNIIPGMVKCENFSMDQANGICRAQITYEDTRSATYAVEKLNNYEFPSGEIISVRPDTNPLTKAATDLSEIVKNFKKSRDSGAELLELANAIEKASSLIKAAAKGEVAPNAETRPSYCNIPLPMIQPKANGAKVVQRLFIVCKPRPIPLEILQDAFIRFGDFISVNMIPNKSFGFVKYASNSAAREAMRVLHGAMLNGMRLCVMEADERPSTEERVETEQADYTDSKRMKFE
- the LOC123701454 gene encoding cap-specific mRNA (nucleoside-2'-O-)-methyltransferase 2, translated to MFHKTENSFFRHKFPKSDDFEEELHDLFNKKYQFQFNSEWKLPDRGSWFSAPPWKVKNLETMKTRLNFHKSQLNDFSIEEWSSHTRRRNPAGEVSWKVRCLVNPEFLTQAWTKFYECACTYNIMPQEARDSRKFVSLHLCEAPGAFITSLNHYLKLHHESIQWKWLANTLNPYYEGNSPSNMISDDRFMFHTLQNWYFGVDNTGNLMNWENSQAIVNRAKSLGKVLLVTADGSIDCMQRPDAQEEVTSPLHYCEIVTALQSLSKGGTLIFKLFTIFEHSTVCLLYLLNHLFKEVNIYKPITSRQGNSEVYAICLRYKDNILLEEFLPKLQSTYGTELYNELALFPLEMIPESFIKQVEECAYYFCSLQCHVINNNLQAYLMQNNIALHRDIKRIRAMVAAEFIWKYDLKPIDNEQEILKGILHEENKINNNPRYCRGSYTERQLYTKMSMKEKMRNLSTSLQDELLSNPLVLINEPIRWMDRDENAKLELTFTYGRPLHAINSSKFILVPIFKLYQQILAEEEFKEVIMYQAAKEQASIGLNFDVSKVLQLPEYEYVDIYSTYEKNCFKTLVNMLKEMSDEETLLLQNLNTLTHFNVSVLYILCKVCFQKTGFTSCGNIILSKLDKKSLELLNVIDLECEKFKSEPNKDVLNSLPVQVTNVGEFFSNIVFYNNTFYRNKCTEYLNIIEQSL